GCCGCTCCGGGGGCTCTCATCGGGGCGAGCAACTTCTTCGAGCTGGCGGTGGCGACGGCGATCGCCCTCTACGGACCCGGATCGGGGGCCGCGCTTGCCACCGTGGTCGGCGTCCTCGTGGAGGTGCCGGTGATGCTCTCCGTGTGTTCCTTCTGCAACCGCACCCGGCACTGGTTTCCCGTCGGCTAATCGATTTTCGCAAGCATTTGCAGAACCTTCTCCAGTTCATTCCACGCTGCGGTAAAGGGTCTCCGGGGTCACGCGTTTTATCATTTGAAAGATGGTCATCTCGATCAAAACCATTGATTGGGATGGCCCACTTCGCCCTCCGAGTCATTGCCACTTGACGATTTCCGGGAGCTTTTCTCGAAGAGCAATCCTACAAATCCCGCCTCCGAGACGATCCCTTTTTCGACTCGTGGTTGCGGCCGGGGTTCTTCACCGGGCTTCCAGAAAATCGTGCTCGCAGCAAGGATGAGCGCGAATCCGGCGTTTTGGGCCAATTCCACGGTCTTAGCCGCTGTTCGGAAATGGGCCAGCGCATAGACAGGATGATTTTTGGAGGCTTTTTCGATGTATTCTCTGCCCCAAGGGCTGTCGGCAGGTACGGTCCCGAGGAGAAACCGTCCGTCGGGACGCAGTACCCTCCGGCATTCCTTCAGGGCTTGTTCGGCGTTCGCAACGAAACAGAGCGTCAGCGCCATGAGAACTCCGTCGAATGAGCTCTCCAGAAAGGGAAGGTTTTCGGCGCTTCCCTCATAGGTTCCGATGCCGCGGCTCGCCGCGATCTCGAGCATTCGCGGTGAAGGATCGATTCCTTTGGCAATCCCGAGCGAGCGGGCGAATCGACCCGTGCCGACACCCACTTCCAACCATTGACCGTGACCCTGCCCGCGAAGTGAGCGAAGACATTTCAATTCCGCGTTGAAGATGTCTTTCCCTTCCGGCGTTTCGTACCACCGGTCGTATGCCTCGGCTATGGGACCGAAACCGGTCAGCCCTTCCCCCACAGCGGATCGGCCATGAACCGCCTCCGGAGCTGCTCCTCCGGATTCTGCTCCAGGTACTCCCGTTCCGAGAAGCAATAGCGGTAAGACTCCACATACTCCAGAATTACCCGGTTGGCCTCGTTCACCCGGTAAATCTCCTCCGTATCCTCCCTATCCCCGCAATCGGGGTGATGCCGCTTCGCCAGATCCCGATAGCGGGTCTTGATTTCTTGGAGAGTGGCGCGTTCGCCGAGCCCGAAGACGCGAAGCGCGGCTTTCAGATCCTCATACGTCATGTACCTTCTCCCCGATGCCGTTTTGTTCCTCCCCGACCCACTACGAATTCGACCTAAGCCGGTCTAGGACCTCTTCCAGTTCGTTCCACGTTGTCGTCCGGCCGAGACTGAACCGGACTGCTCCCATCCCTTCCTTGGGAGGAACACCCATCGCGGCAAGAACCGGAGAAAGGGTTACAGAGCCGGCATGGCATGCGGACCCCGTCGAGGCCGCCACCCCGGAGAGCGATGCGAGGACCTCCGCGCCGACACGGCCGACGAAGTTGACATTGAGCGTGTTGGGCAGCCGCTCCGTCGGATGGCCGTTGAGCGTCACCCTCTCGCCGAAGATATTTTTAAGCCCTTCCCAGAACCGGTCGCGCAGCACGCGAAGTTGTGGCAATCCGCCCCATTTTCTCGCCGCCTCGCAGGCCGCCCCCAGCGCCACGGCCAGAAGGACGTTTTCCGTCCCCGCCCTGCGGCCGGCCTCGTGCCCCGCGCCGTGGACAAACGGCTCGATTTTCGTCCCCTCCCGGATGTAGAGCGCCCCGATCCCCTTCGGCGCGTAGACTTTGTGGCCGGCGACCGAGAGCAGATCCACGCCCAGCTCTTCAACGTCGGTTGAAATCTTCCCAACGGACTGGGCGGCGTCTGTATGAAACGGAATCCCGGTCTCGCGGGCGATTGCAGCAATCCCGGGGATCGGCTCGATCGTGCCCACTTCGTTGTTGGCGTGCATCACCGTGATGAGGATCGTCCTGGGCGCGATCGCCCGCCTCACGTCTTCCGGGTCCACCATCCCACACCGATCCACCGGGAGGACCGTCACCCTTGCCCCGAGCGTTTCCAGGAACCGGCATGGGTTGGTCGTTGCGGGATGTTCGACGGCGGTCGTGATGATGTGGTCCCCCTTGTTCCGGACGGCGAAGAAAATCCCCTTGATGGCGTGATTGTTCGACTCGCTGCCGCCGCTGGTGAAGACGACCTCCGTGGAGTCGCATCCCAAAAGCCCCGACACCTGCCCCCTGGCTCTTTCCACGGCGTCCTTCGCCGGGACTCCCGCCCAGTGGAGGCTGGACGGATTGCCGTAATGATCGGTCAGGAACGGCC
The Deltaproteobacteria bacterium RBG_16_64_85 genome window above contains:
- a CDS encoding molecular chaperone DnaJ; its protein translation is MTYEDLKAALRVFGLGERATLQEIKTRYRDLAKRHHPDCGDREDTEEIYRVNEANRVILEYVESYRYCFSEREYLEQNPEEQLRRRFMADPLWGKG
- a CDS encoding cysteine desulfurase NifS — translated: MPWRTFDGFFFEEGGEPVSRHIYLDFNASTPIATEVVEAMRPFLTDHYGNPSSLHWAGVPAKDAVERARGQVSGLLGCDSTEVVFTSGGSESNNHAIKGIFFAVRNKGDHIITTAVEHPATTNPCRFLETLGARVTVLPVDRCGMVDPEDVRRAIAPRTILITVMHANNEVGTIEPIPGIAAIARETGIPFHTDAAQSVGKISTDVEELGVDLLSVAGHKVYAPKGIGALYIREGTKIEPFVHGAGHEAGRRAGTENVLLAVALGAACEAARKWGGLPQLRVLRDRFWEGLKNIFGERVTLNGHPTERLPNTLNVNFVGRVGAEVLASLSGVAASTGSACHAGSVTLSPVLAAMGVPPKEGMGAVRFSLGRTTTWNELEEVLDRLRSNS